The following nucleotide sequence is from Burkholderia gladioli.
GATCAACTACGGTGGCGTGATCACCGCGATCGAGGTGCCGGACCGGCATGGCAAGTCCGCCAATATCGTGCTCGGCTTCGCCTCGCTGAAGGATTACGAGGCCTACAACGGCAACATCCATTTCGGCGCCCTGATCGGCCGCTACGCGAACCGCATCGCCGGCGGCCAGTTCCAGCTCGACGGCCAGACCTACAAGCTGCCGATCAACAACGCGCCCAACACGCTGCACGGCGGGCCCGACAGTTTCGATTCGAAGGTCTGGAGCGCGAAGCCGCTCGACGGCGGCAAGGATGGCGCGGGCGTCGAGCTGAGCTACGTGAGCCCCGACGGCGAGAACGGCTTCCCCGGCACGCTGACGGTTCACGTCACCTACCGGCTCACCGACGACAACGCGCTGCATATCGTCTACGAGGCGAGCACCGACAAGGACACGGTGGTCAACCTGACCAACCACACCTACTTCAACCTGGCCGGCGAGGGCAGCGGCAGCGTGGAGGACCAGGAGATCCGCATCGCGGCCTCGCGCTACACGCCGACCGATCGGACCTCGATCCCCACCGGCGAACTGGCCTCGGTGGAAGGCACGCCGCTGGACCTGCGCAAGCCCACGCCGATCGGCAAGCACCTGCGTTCCGATTTCGAGCAGATGGTGTATGCGCGCGGCTACGACCACAACTGGGTGCTCGACGCGGGCGGGCCGAGCACGCCGGCCTTTGCCGCCAGCGTGCGCGATCCGCGCAGCGGCCGCGTGCTGAGCGTGGATACCACGCAGCCGGGACTGCAGTTCTACTCGGCGAATTCGCTGGACGGCAGCGCGGTGGGCGCCTCGGGCCATGCTTACCGGCAGACCGATGCGTTCGCGCTCGAGGCCGAGCATTTCCCCGATTCGCCGAATCATCCGGCGTTTCCGACCACGGAGCTGAAGCCGGGGCAGACGCTGCACGAGGAAACCGTGCTGCGTTTCTCGGTGGCGGGGCGGAAGCGATAGGGCGGTGGCGGCGCGTTGTTCGCCGCAGCCGAATTGAGATTTCGTGACGGGCTGCTGTTCAGGCTACGCGCGAGCCGGTAATGTGTGGTCAACCCTCATCATCTCCTCCCGATGTCACCCAGGGGGCCAGGGATGCCCGCCACGTCGTGGCGGCGTCCCGACTCTTTTTCGCAGCGTCGGTTCTTGGCGCGTTTTCCTTGCGATATCACCCGGAGCTTATTGGGCGGCCGGTTCAACGGTTGCGTGCGCAAGCTCATCAATGCTCCACGCGGTTTCGACTTTCTCGCGACGTATTACCCGGATGAAAACGACAACGAATCGATTAGCGTTGCAGAGCATCGCGACGCAGGATTCCGTGTAGCGATCCGGGGCTTCGTATCGGCGCGATGACATGACGGCCGGATGTCATCGCCCGCCCGGCACGCTCATCGCATCGCGCTGCCCGGCGCCGCGCTGCGCGCGCGCCACCGCCTCGGCCAGCGCATCGACATAGGCATCGCCGATGCCGTGCTCGCGTAGCGCCGCCTGCAGGCGGAACAGGTAATCGGCATTGCTGCCGATCGGCCCGGCTGCTTGCGCGATCAGCGGCGCGGCCGTGGCCACCGAGGCGTCGCGCTCGTATTGCTCGCGGCTCGGGTCGGCGACGAAGGCGATCGCATGCGCGTCGCTGCCGTCGTCGAGCCGGACCTTGGCCCAGGTCGGCCGATACGAACCGAGCACCATCTCGCGGATCCACACCAGCCGCAGCTCGTCGACCAGGCGCTCGGCATGCAGGCGCAGCGCGATGCCGGTGGTTTCTCCGCCGGGCTCCAGCGCGAGCATGCGCCCCGGGCGCTCGCAACCGGCGCGGCCGGCCAGCATCCGCAGGCAGAAGCTGCGATGCCAGCCTTCCAGCCGGGCCACGCGATGCGCGGCGAACTCGATGGCGGGATTCCAGATCAGCGATCCATAGCCGAACACCCAGACTTCGTCGGCGCCGGCCGGCCGCTCGCGCAGCGTGGCATCCAATGAAGCGTCGATGCGCTCGGGCGTCCAGAGCCCCGGCATCGCCTCGAACTGTTGGCGGTAGGCGCCGGTTTCGATCGCGTGTCTCGTCAGCATGGCATGACCTGTCGTGAGGGAAGGCCGGGGCGGGACGGTTGGCGCGGTCGATGGCGCGCGCCGTCACGGCACGGCGGATGTTCGACAGTATCGCGATTGCGGCGGCGCGGATAAACCGTTGCGGGGGAAACAGATTGGCCTGCCGGCGGCGACAATCCGGCAATGTCGCTATCGACGGACATCGACGGGCGCGGCTCGCCGTCCTCAGAACGAAAAGAGCTGCCCCTGCCCCGAGATCACCGTTTCGAAATCGTCCTTCAGGAACGGCAGGATGCCGTCGGCGACGGGCTGCAGTTGCCGGCTCAGGTAGAACGCGTAGTCGATCGGCGAGCGCATGGTCTCCAGCGGCTCCGGGCCGGCGGTGGTCATCACGTAGCTGATCCAGCCGCCGCGCTGGTACTGCAGCGGCCGGCCCAGCTCGCGGTTGTACTCGTCGGCGGTGCGCGCCGCGCGCACGTGGGGCGGCACGTTGCGCTGATACTCGGCCAGCGGCCGGCGCACGCGCTTGCGATAGACCAGCTCGGCATCGAGCTCGCCGGCCAGCACGCGGCGCACCGTCTCGCGGATGAAGTCCTGGTAGGGCTCGCGACGGAACACCAGCGTGTAGAGCTCGCGCTGGAACTGCTGCGCGAGCGGCGTCCAGTCGGTGCGCACCGTCTCCAGGCCCTTGAACACCACGTCCTCGCCGCCGTCGGCGCCGAGCGCGAGGCCCGCGTAGCGCTTCTTGCTGCCTTCCTCGGCGCCGCGCACGGTGGGCATCAGGAAGCGCAGGTAGTGGCGCTCGTATTGCAGCTCCAGCGCGCTGTCGAGTCCGAAG
It contains:
- a CDS encoding gamma-glutamylcyclotransferase, which codes for MLTRHAIETGAYRQQFEAMPGLWTPERIDASLDATLRERPAGADEVWVFGYGSLIWNPAIEFAAHRVARLEGWHRSFCLRMLAGRAGCERPGRMLALEPGGETTGIALRLHAERLVDELRLVWIREMVLGSYRPTWAKVRLDDGSDAHAIAFVADPSREQYERDASVATAAPLIAQAAGPIGSNADYLFRLQAALREHGIGDAYVDALAEAVARAQRGAGQRDAMSVPGGR
- a CDS encoding aldose epimerase family protein, whose product is MRSSPLHPPRLAACALFAAGLLAASLAPAATLSQAPYGTTKDGKPVTEYTLRNARGTTVKLINYGGVITAIEVPDRHGKSANIVLGFASLKDYEAYNGNIHFGALIGRYANRIAGGQFQLDGQTYKLPINNAPNTLHGGPDSFDSKVWSAKPLDGGKDGAGVELSYVSPDGENGFPGTLTVHVTYRLTDDNALHIVYEASTDKDTVVNLTNHTYFNLAGEGSGSVEDQEIRIAASRYTPTDRTSIPTGELASVEGTPLDLRKPTPIGKHLRSDFEQMVYARGYDHNWVLDAGGPSTPAFAASVRDPRSGRVLSVDTTQPGLQFYSANSLDGSAVGASGHAYRQTDAFALEAEHFPDSPNHPAFPTTELKPGQTLHEETVLRFSVAGRKR